TTGAACAGGAATTAATTTGTTTATTTCAGAAGTACGACTGGCCTGGGAATATTCGTGAATTAAGGAATACAATTGAACGGATGGTGGTCCTTGAAGAGAGTAAGAGTTTAAGGCTTCAAGGGGCAAAATTTCTTTCTGAAAAAATAAGGAGAAGGAAGTTCTCAGAAGAAACGACAATAAATCAAAGTATAAAAAATAAGGAAAAAGAACTCATCCTCACAACTTTGCAAAAATTTGAAAATAATAAAAAGTTAGCGGCTCAATCACTTGGAATAGACCGATCCACCCTTTGGAGAAAAATCAAAGAATATGAATTATGATGTTTCAAATTGCAATACAATGTTGCAGTTTAAAACATCGTTTTTAAAAACAGGGATTTTTATCTCTGTTTTTGTTTTATATTTCAGACTTTTCTAAATTTTCAATCCTGGCACAAAAATTGCAAACATATAGTTAGATTGATTTTTAAAATGTAAAAAGTAGGTTTGAGAACTTTCGAGGTTTTAAAAGTATCATAACCATAGCACAATGGGGGTTAACAATGGAGAAAATGTATATAAATGGTCAATGGGTAAAGTCCGTTTCAGGGGAGTTTTTTTCATCATATAATCCTGCAAATCATGAAGTAATTGGAAGGGTTCCGAGGGGAAATAAGGAAGATGTAGATCTAGCTGTAGCAGCGGCGAAAAATAAATTTGAATCAACTGAATGGCAATCATTAAAACCTAGTATAAGAGGAAATGCACTTAATGAAGTGGCACGAAAAGTGCGTGAAAGGTCTGAGGAACTTGCCATAATCGAGACTTTAGATACAGGGAAACCCCTATCACAGGCCAGAAGTGATGTAGAAAGCAGTGCCCGCTATTTTGAGTATTATGCAGGTGTTGCAGATAAAATGTTTGGAGAAACAATCCCAGTAGCACCAAATGTTATTGATTATACGGTACGTGAACCTATGGGAGTTTGTGCACAAATTATCCCTTGGAATTATCCACTTCAGATCACTTCAAGGGGTGTGGCAGCTGCCATTGCGGTTGGAAATACGGTCGTAGTGAAACCGGCTGAAGATACCCCTCTGTCGGCATTAAAGTTAGCAGAAATATTTTCTGAGATAGAAGTCCTGAAAGGCGCTCTACAAGTTGTAACAGGATACGGTGCAGAAGCAGGAGCAGCACTGGTGAATCACCCTGATGTAAATCATATCACTTTTACTGGTTCAGTTAACACTGGCACAAGCGTTATGATTTCTGCGGCTAAAAATATTGTTCCTGTAACACTTGAGCTGGGAGGGAAGTCCCCACATATTGTTTTTCCTGATTGTGATCTAGAAGAAACAGTTTCATGGGTTACACGTTCGATTATTCAGAATGCAGGTCAAACTTGTTCAGCCGGTTCTAGATTGTTAGTTCACTCTCAAATGAAAGATGAATTGATTGAGAAATTAACCGAGAGAATGAAAAAAATTAAAATCGGCCCGGGGATAAATGGCTGCGAACTTGGCCCAATCATTTCAAAAAGGCAGTTTG
The DNA window shown above is from Neobacillus sp. WH10 and carries:
- a CDS encoding aldehyde dehydrogenase family protein; protein product: MEKMYINGQWVKSVSGEFFSSYNPANHEVIGRVPRGNKEDVDLAVAAAKNKFESTEWQSLKPSIRGNALNEVARKVRERSEELAIIETLDTGKPLSQARSDVESSARYFEYYAGVADKMFGETIPVAPNVIDYTVREPMGVCAQIIPWNYPLQITSRGVAAAIAVGNTVVVKPAEDTPLSALKLAEIFSEIEVLKGALQVVTGYGAEAGAALVNHPDVNHITFTGSVNTGTSVMISAAKNIVPVTLELGGKSPHIVFPDCDLEETVSWVTRSIIQNAGQTCSAGSRLLVHSQMKDELIEKLTERMKKIKIGPGINGCELGPIISKRQFDRILAMVERAKEQGARVIIGGKQARVEGAEEGYYFEPTIIESVSLSSEIAQEEVFGPVLTVFEFETEEEAITLANGTSYGLVTGIWTNDLSRAHRIASKVKSGQVFINDYGAAGGVELPFGGYKKSGIGREKGVEALRNYTQLKNIAIKIKSAE